A stretch of the Lactuca sativa cultivar Salinas chromosome 9, Lsat_Salinas_v11, whole genome shotgun sequence genome encodes the following:
- the LOC111903164 gene encoding ABSCISIC ACID-INSENSITIVE 5-like protein 7 isoform X2 — MNSFINSKNCSPTANSPLIKQSSIYALTFDELQNTLGGSGKDFGSMNMDELLKNIGTAEEIQSMTSNFNLDINMALQKQESLTLSRTISQKTVDEVWRDLVKENDECKDADPVKEPSFHPQEKQPTFGEMTLEVFLKRAGAVSENNQTQGYKNMIQNQGFHQEEFFPENRNEVDILQDATSSKLSKPQKVLPKPASFSSTSSINLVNNAQMGSRENGVSINGMTDLPIKTGYPLDLYQNGNLDTSPSPPPCYGGGHKRKKSDTFERKLERRQKRMINNRESAARSRARKQAYTMELEAEIAHLKEELQKKQEEIIVLQNFQISENMKLCGGGKLCLRRTKTGPW; from the exons ATGAATTCATTTATCAATTCTAAGAACTGTAGTCCAACGGCAAATTCGCCATTGATCAAGCAATCTTCCATATATGCGTTGACTTTTGATGAACTACAAAACACATTGGGTGGATCTGGGAAGGATTTCGGATCAATGAACATGGATGAGCTTTTGAAGAACATCGGGACTGCTGAAGAGATTCAATCAATGACATCAAACTTCAATTTGGACATAAATATGGCTTTACAAAAGCAAGAATCTTTGACTTTATCAAGAACCATTAGCCAGAAAACAGTGGATGAAGTTTGGAGAGATTTGGTTAAAGAAAATGATGAATGCAAAGATGCAGATCCCGTCAAAGAACCAAGTTTTCATCCACAAGAAAAACAACCAACTTTCGGTGAAATGACACTCGAGGTATTCTTGAAGAGGGCAGGGGCAGTTTCGGAAAATAACCAAACTCAAGGGTACAAAAACATGATTCAGAATCAAGGGTTTCATCAAGAAGAATTCTTTCCAGAGAATAGAAATGAAGTTGACATTTTGCAGGATGCTACATCTTCAAAACTATCAAAACCACAGAAGGTTCTTCCAAAACCAGCTTCTTTCAGCTCCACCTCTTCAATAAATTTAGTGAATAATGCTCAGATGGGTAGTCGTGAAAATGGAGTTTCTATAAATGGAATGACTGATCTTCCAATAAAGACTGGTTATCCATTGGATTTGTACCAAAATGGTAATTTGGATACATctccatcaccaccaccgtgTTATGGTGGTGGCCATAAAAGGAAAAAGAGTGATACGTTTGAGAGAAAGTTGGAGAGAAGGCAGAAGAGGATGATTAATAACAGAGAATCTGCTGCAAGATCAAGGGCTCGAAAACAG GCGTATACGATGGAATTGGAAGCAGAAATTGCACACCTCAAAGAAGAGTTGCAAAAAAAGCAG GAAGAAATCATCGTGTTGCAGAATTTTCAG ATATCGGAGAATATGAAGTTGTGTGGAGGTGGAAAATTATGCTTACGAAGAACGAAGACAGGACCTTGGTAG
- the LOC111903164 gene encoding bZIP transcription factor 46 isoform X1, whose translation MNSFINSKNCSPTANSPLIKQSSIYALTFDELQNTLGGSGKDFGSMNMDELLKNIGTAEEIQSMTSNFNLDINMALQKQESLTLSRTISQKTVDEVWRDLVKENDECKDADPVKEPSFHPQEKQPTFGEMTLEVFLKRAGAVSENNQTQGYKNMIQNQGFHQEEFFPENRNEVDILQDATSSKLSKPQKVLPKPASFSSTSSINLVNNAQMGSRENGVSINGMTDLPIKTGYPLDLYQNGNLDTSPSPPPCYGGGHKRKKSDTFERKLERRQKRMINNRESAARSRARKQAYTMELEAEIAHLKEELQKKQEEIIVLQNFQVRSCTFLGIMHKTSPFSMFNIVVVVYYTFKTI comes from the exons ATGAATTCATTTATCAATTCTAAGAACTGTAGTCCAACGGCAAATTCGCCATTGATCAAGCAATCTTCCATATATGCGTTGACTTTTGATGAACTACAAAACACATTGGGTGGATCTGGGAAGGATTTCGGATCAATGAACATGGATGAGCTTTTGAAGAACATCGGGACTGCTGAAGAGATTCAATCAATGACATCAAACTTCAATTTGGACATAAATATGGCTTTACAAAAGCAAGAATCTTTGACTTTATCAAGAACCATTAGCCAGAAAACAGTGGATGAAGTTTGGAGAGATTTGGTTAAAGAAAATGATGAATGCAAAGATGCAGATCCCGTCAAAGAACCAAGTTTTCATCCACAAGAAAAACAACCAACTTTCGGTGAAATGACACTCGAGGTATTCTTGAAGAGGGCAGGGGCAGTTTCGGAAAATAACCAAACTCAAGGGTACAAAAACATGATTCAGAATCAAGGGTTTCATCAAGAAGAATTCTTTCCAGAGAATAGAAATGAAGTTGACATTTTGCAGGATGCTACATCTTCAAAACTATCAAAACCACAGAAGGTTCTTCCAAAACCAGCTTCTTTCAGCTCCACCTCTTCAATAAATTTAGTGAATAATGCTCAGATGGGTAGTCGTGAAAATGGAGTTTCTATAAATGGAATGACTGATCTTCCAATAAAGACTGGTTATCCATTGGATTTGTACCAAAATGGTAATTTGGATACATctccatcaccaccaccgtgTTATGGTGGTGGCCATAAAAGGAAAAAGAGTGATACGTTTGAGAGAAAGTTGGAGAGAAGGCAGAAGAGGATGATTAATAACAGAGAATCTGCTGCAAGATCAAGGGCTCGAAAACAG GCGTATACGATGGAATTGGAAGCAGAAATTGCACACCTCAAAGAAGAGTTGCAAAAAAAGCAG GAAGAAATCATCGTGTTGCAGAATTTTCAGGTACGTAGTTGTACTTTTTTAGGTATCATGCATAAAACAAGTCCATTTTCGATGTTTAATATAGTAGTCGTCGTCTATTATACGTTTAAAaccatataa
- the LOC111903189 gene encoding uncharacterized protein LOC111903189: MGFRYLGYGIAFDASDEYLKVSERTAVECVEWFSACVYEVFYEEYLRKPTQRDIERLYSAHEERHGFPGMLGSLDCTHVAWKKCPTAWRGQFTRGDIGEPTIILEAVASQDLWIWHAFFGVARSNNDLNVLGQSPLFNDIWTGKAPDMTFTVNGHAYKYGYYLGDGIYPDYSTLMKAYSVPRSEKAKFFTKKQESARKDIERAFGVLKQTCHVMKYATRLWDKERIKRMVLACIIMHNMIIEDEGRTICTYDPNDVVVPIEEFVVGTNVFLEQVVEIHNSETCFNLREDIAEHLYQNSMNDDYDFYIYVCSFSY, translated from the coding sequence ATGGGTTTTAGGTATTTGGGATACGGTATAGCATTTGATGCATCTGACGAATACTTGAAAGTATCCGAAAGGACCGCAGTTGAATGCGTAGAATGGTTTTCTGCATGTGTTTATGAGGTTTTTTACGAAGAATATTTGCGTAAACCTACTCAACGTGATATTGAGAGATTATATTCGGCTCATGAAGAGAGGCATGGATTTCCTGGTATGCTTGGCAGTCTAGATTGTACGCATGTGGCTTGGAAAAAATGTCCAACTGCATGGCGTGGTCAGTTCACTCGAGGAGATATAGGTGAACCAACTATCATCCTAGAAGCTGTTGCATCTCAAGATTTGTGGATATGGCATGCCTTTTTTGGAGTAGCAAGGTCTAACAACGACCTTAATGTTCTTGGTCAGTCTCCACTTTTCAACGATATTTGGACCGGCAAAGCACCTGATATGACGTTCACGGTAAACGGGCACGCGTACAAATATGGTTACTACCTTGGTGATGGGATATACCCGGATTATTCTACATTGATGAAGGCATACTCGGTTCCTCGAAGTGAAAAAGCaaaattttttacaaaaaaacagGAATCGGCGAGAAAGGATATCGAAAGGGCATTTGGAGTCCTTAAGCAAACATGTCATGTAATGAAATATGCTACACGACTCTGGGATAAAGAAAGAATTAAACGAATGGTCCTAGCATGTATTAtaatgcataatatgattattgaaGATGAAGGTCGAACGATTTGCACGTATGATCCGAATGAcgttgtcgttccaattgaggagTTCGTAGTCGGAACGAATGTTTTTTTAGAGCAAGTTGTTGAAATTCATAACAGTGAAACGTGTTTCAACCTTCGAGAAGATATCGCGGAACATTTGTACCAAAATAGCATGAACGACgattatgatttttatatataCGTTTGTTCGTTTTCttattaa